In the Leifsonia sp. 466MF genome, one interval contains:
- a CDS encoding aldehyde dehydrogenase family protein, whose translation MTHARTVDELRSAFERGVTKPLAWRLDQLRALRRMLTDRSAEFEDALLADLAKSPTESQIAELGFVVGEIDHTLKHLRRWLRPRRVSVPGALLPARASTMLEPVGVVLVIAPWNYPVQLLLAPLVGALAAGNAVVLKPSELAPATSAAMARLIPQYLDPRAVAVVEGGVEDTTDLLAQRWDHIFYTGNGRVGRIVAAAAVENLTPVTLELGGKSPVYVDATVDIAAAARRIAWGKFMNAGQTCVAPDYVLAERSIVPRLADALRDAVRDLYGDDPAESPDYGRIVNDRQFERLAGMLGSGTAAVGGDHDAETRYLAPTVLTDVAPESPAMAEEIFGPILPILPVDGLDDAIHFIRAGDKPLALYVFTSSATTRRRILTETSSGAVGFGVPAAHLAVAGLPFGGVGESGAGAYHGERSLRTFSHEKAVLSKSLSPDTMQLIYPPYTEAKDRFARGLLRKLG comes from the coding sequence ATGACGCATGCGCGCACGGTCGACGAGCTCCGGTCCGCTTTCGAGCGAGGGGTCACCAAGCCGCTCGCGTGGCGCCTCGACCAGCTGCGGGCGCTGCGGCGCATGCTCACCGACCGGTCCGCGGAGTTCGAGGATGCGCTGCTCGCCGACCTGGCGAAGAGCCCGACCGAGTCGCAGATCGCCGAGCTCGGGTTCGTCGTCGGCGAGATCGACCACACGCTCAAGCACCTGCGCCGCTGGCTGCGGCCGCGCCGCGTGTCCGTTCCCGGAGCGCTGCTCCCTGCGCGCGCATCCACGATGCTCGAGCCGGTCGGCGTCGTGCTCGTCATCGCGCCGTGGAACTACCCCGTGCAGCTGCTGCTCGCCCCGCTGGTGGGCGCGCTCGCGGCCGGCAACGCGGTCGTGCTCAAGCCGAGCGAGCTCGCCCCGGCGACGTCCGCGGCGATGGCGCGCCTCATCCCGCAGTACCTCGATCCCCGCGCCGTCGCGGTCGTCGAGGGCGGCGTGGAGGACACCACCGACCTGCTCGCCCAGCGGTGGGACCACATCTTCTACACCGGCAACGGCCGCGTCGGCCGCATCGTCGCCGCCGCAGCGGTCGAGAACCTCACCCCGGTCACGCTGGAGCTCGGCGGCAAGTCGCCCGTCTACGTCGATGCCACGGTCGACATCGCCGCCGCCGCCCGACGCATCGCCTGGGGCAAGTTCATGAACGCCGGGCAGACGTGCGTCGCGCCCGACTACGTGCTCGCCGAACGTTCCATCGTCCCGCGCCTCGCCGACGCGCTGCGCGACGCGGTCCGCGACCTCTACGGCGACGACCCGGCGGAGAGCCCGGACTACGGCCGCATCGTCAACGACCGCCAATTCGAACGGCTGGCCGGGATGCTCGGCTCGGGCACTGCGGCGGTCGGCGGCGACCACGACGCCGAGACCCGGTACCTCGCTCCGACCGTGCTCACCGATGTCGCGCCCGAGTCGCCCGCGATGGCGGAGGAGATCTTCGGCCCCATCCTCCCGATCCTTCCCGTCGACGGCCTCGACGACGCCATCCACTTCATCCGCGCGGGGGACAAGCCGCTCGCCCTGTACGTGTTCACCTCGAGCGCGACGACCCGCCGCCGCATCCTCACCGAGACCAGCTCCGGCGCGGTCGGCTTCGGTGTTCCGGCTGCGCACCTCGCGGTCGCCGGACTCCCGTTCGGCGGCGTCGGCGAGAGCGGCGCCGGCGCCTATCACGGCGAGCGATCTCTGCGGACCTTCAGCCACGAGAAGGCCGTGCTCAGCAAGTCGCTCAGCCCCGACACCATGCAGCTGATCTACCCGCCGTACACCGAGGCGAAGGACCGCTTCGCGCGCGGTCTGCTGCGCAAGCTGGGCTGA
- the trmB gene encoding tRNA (guanosine(46)-N7)-methyltransferase TrmB — MEPSPLVRPRSFVVRGRKTEAQSRAIDELWPSFGVDFDGSSLDLDAIFGRTAPRVVEIGFGNGENLLTLAERHPDRDFLGIEVHGAGIGRVLGAMRDRGLTNIRIVRHDAVEVFERGLPAGSVDEILIFFPDPWPKARHHRRRLIQPEVARLFVAALSPEGVLRLATDWEPYAEHMIEVLDAEPGLVNLAGDAHFIPRPDDRPVTKFERRGERLGHAIFDLAYRPTR; from the coding sequence ATGGAACCATCCCCCCTCGTCCGGCCGCGCAGCTTCGTGGTGCGCGGCCGCAAGACCGAAGCCCAGTCGCGCGCGATCGACGAACTGTGGCCGAGCTTCGGCGTCGACTTCGACGGCTCGTCTCTTGACCTGGACGCGATCTTCGGGCGCACGGCCCCCCGCGTGGTCGAGATCGGCTTCGGCAACGGCGAGAACCTGCTGACCCTGGCGGAGCGCCATCCCGACCGCGACTTCCTCGGCATCGAGGTGCACGGCGCAGGCATCGGCCGGGTGCTCGGCGCGATGCGGGATCGCGGACTCACGAACATCCGCATCGTGCGGCACGACGCGGTCGAGGTGTTCGAGCGCGGGCTCCCCGCAGGCTCGGTGGATGAGATCCTCATCTTCTTCCCCGACCCCTGGCCCAAGGCGCGTCACCACCGGCGCAGGCTCATCCAGCCGGAGGTCGCCCGACTTTTCGTCGCCGCGCTGTCCCCGGAGGGCGTGCTCCGGCTCGCGACCGACTGGGAGCCGTACGCCGAGCACATGATCGAGGTGCTCGACGCCGAGCCCGGTCTTGTGAACCTCGCGGGCGATGCGCACTTCATCCCGCGCCCGGACGACCGCCCGGTCACCAAGTTCGAGCGCCGGGGCGAGCGCCTCGGCCACGCCATCTTCGACCTCGCGTACCGTCCCACTCGCTGA
- a CDS encoding NCS2 family permease gives MRGGVLTFVTMAYIVILNPLILGGTKDVVGHTLGTTQVAAVTALSAGVMTVLFGLIARLPFAFAAGLGINSFLAVNVVKILTWQEAMGLVVINGVIIVLLSATGLRKLIFNAVPAPLKTAITVGIGLFIAFIGFVDSGFVRTTTLSSPPVQLGEAGSIATLPTITFLIALVIMGVLMARKVKGALLIGIVAATVVAIIAEAIWHVGPSMGKNPAGWNLTVPQLPTSLVSLPDLSLVGQVDLFGAFGRIGALAAIMLIFTLVFTNFFDAMGSMTGLARSAGLANEDGTFPRLQPALIVEGVGAIVGGGTSSSSNTVFVESASGIGEGAKTGFASVITGALFLLAMFFTPLTQVVPLEVAAAALVVVGALMVVQIKHIDFTEFSVVLPVFLTIIVMPLTYSIANGIGVGFISWVLIRSLAGKAREISPLLWIVAAGFLIYFARGPIEGLLGQV, from the coding sequence GTGCGCGGCGGCGTCCTCACCTTCGTCACCATGGCGTACATCGTCATCCTGAACCCGCTGATCCTGGGCGGGACGAAGGATGTGGTGGGCCACACCCTGGGCACGACCCAGGTCGCCGCCGTCACGGCACTGAGCGCCGGTGTGATGACCGTGCTGTTCGGCCTGATCGCTCGGCTGCCGTTCGCGTTCGCGGCCGGGCTCGGCATCAACTCGTTCCTCGCCGTCAACGTGGTCAAGATCCTCACCTGGCAGGAGGCGATGGGCCTCGTCGTCATCAACGGCGTGATCATCGTGCTGCTCTCGGCGACCGGGTTGCGGAAGCTCATCTTCAACGCCGTCCCGGCGCCGCTGAAGACGGCGATCACGGTCGGCATCGGCCTCTTCATCGCGTTCATCGGCTTCGTAGACAGCGGCTTCGTCCGCACCACGACGCTCTCGTCGCCGCCCGTCCAGCTCGGTGAGGCCGGATCCATCGCGACTCTGCCGACCATCACCTTCCTCATCGCCCTCGTCATCATGGGCGTGCTGATGGCGCGCAAGGTGAAGGGCGCGCTGCTGATCGGCATCGTCGCCGCGACGGTCGTCGCGATCATCGCGGAGGCCATCTGGCACGTCGGCCCGTCGATGGGGAAGAACCCGGCCGGCTGGAACCTGACCGTCCCGCAGCTGCCGACCTCGCTCGTCTCGCTGCCGGACCTCAGCCTCGTCGGCCAGGTGGACCTGTTCGGGGCCTTCGGCCGGATCGGCGCCCTCGCCGCGATCATGCTCATCTTCACGCTCGTCTTCACGAACTTCTTCGACGCCATGGGCTCGATGACCGGCCTGGCACGGAGCGCCGGCCTGGCGAACGAGGACGGCACCTTCCCGCGCCTGCAGCCCGCGCTCATCGTGGAGGGTGTCGGCGCGATCGTCGGCGGTGGCACCTCGTCGTCGTCGAACACGGTGTTCGTGGAGTCGGCCTCCGGCATCGGCGAGGGAGCGAAGACCGGCTTCGCCAGTGTCATCACCGGCGCGCTGTTCCTGCTCGCGATGTTCTTCACGCCGCTGACCCAGGTGGTCCCGCTGGAGGTGGCCGCCGCCGCGCTCGTCGTGGTCGGCGCCCTGATGGTGGTGCAGATCAAGCACATCGACTTCACCGAGTTCTCGGTGGTGCTCCCGGTGTTCCTGACGATCATCGTCATGCCGCTCACGTACTCGATCGCCAACGGGATCGGGGTCGGCTTCATCAGCTGGGTTCTCATCCGCTCGCTCGCCGGCAAGGCCCGCGAGATCAGCCCGCTGCTCTGGATCGTCGCCGCCGGCTTCCTCATCTACTTCGCGCGCGGTCCCATCGAGGGGCTGCTCGGGCAGGTGTAG
- a CDS encoding uracil-xanthine permease family protein — translation MALPWTLHGDGKKVGAHEIVLPGERLTWPRTIGLGAQHVVAMFGATFLVPLLTGFPPATTLLFSGVGTLLFLVITGNRLPSYLGSSFAFIVPIVAATKADGMPSALFGIVVTGVLLAVVGLIVIATGTGWIDGLMPPVVAGAIVALIGFNLAPAAKNNFVQAPVTALVTLAAVILCTVLFRGMLGRLSIFLGVAVGYVFAVIVGQVNFDAVAKAPWIGFPQFTLPANPFVSPATTWGILPAFLPVVLVLIAENVGHIRGVAQLTDPSVNRLTGRALFADGVATTIAGFFGGSGTTTYGENIGVMAATRVYSTAAYWVAGIVAVLLGLSPKVGAVINTIPAGVLGGVTTALYGLIGIIGVKIWLDNKVDFSKPVNQFTAATALIIGVGDFTLNLGQLTFNGIALGAIAAIVVYHVMASIARLRGTD, via the coding sequence ATGGCACTGCCCTGGACGCTGCATGGTGATGGCAAGAAGGTGGGCGCGCACGAGATCGTGCTGCCCGGCGAACGGCTGACCTGGCCCCGTACGATCGGGCTCGGCGCGCAGCACGTCGTCGCCATGTTCGGTGCGACGTTCCTGGTGCCGCTGCTCACCGGCTTCCCGCCCGCGACGACCCTGCTGTTCTCGGGCGTCGGCACGCTGCTCTTCCTCGTCATCACCGGCAACCGGCTGCCCAGCTACCTCGGCTCGTCGTTCGCGTTCATCGTCCCGATCGTCGCGGCGACGAAGGCCGACGGGATGCCGTCCGCCCTGTTCGGGATCGTCGTCACCGGTGTCCTCCTGGCCGTCGTCGGCCTGATCGTCATCGCGACCGGGACCGGGTGGATCGACGGGCTCATGCCGCCGGTGGTGGCCGGCGCGATCGTCGCCCTGATCGGCTTCAACCTGGCTCCCGCCGCGAAGAACAACTTCGTCCAGGCGCCCGTCACGGCCCTGGTGACGCTGGCCGCGGTCATCCTCTGCACCGTCCTCTTCCGCGGGATGCTCGGCCGGCTCTCGATCTTCCTCGGCGTCGCCGTAGGGTACGTGTTCGCGGTGATCGTCGGCCAGGTGAACTTCGACGCCGTCGCCAAGGCTCCGTGGATCGGCTTCCCGCAGTTCACCCTGCCCGCCAACCCGTTCGTCTCCCCCGCGACGACCTGGGGCATCCTGCCCGCGTTCCTCCCGGTCGTCCTCGTGCTGATCGCCGAGAACGTCGGGCACATCCGCGGTGTCGCGCAGCTCACCGACCCCTCGGTCAACCGGCTGACCGGCCGGGCGCTCTTCGCGGACGGCGTCGCCACCACCATCGCCGGCTTCTTCGGCGGCTCGGGGACGACGACCTACGGCGAGAACATCGGCGTCATGGCGGCGACGCGCGTCTACTCCACCGCCGCCTACTGGGTCGCCGGAATCGTCGCCGTGCTGCTGGGGCTCTCCCCCAAGGTCGGCGCCGTCATCAACACCATTCCCGCGGGCGTGCTCGGCGGTGTGACCACCGCGCTGTACGGCCTGATCGGCATCATCGGCGTGAAGATCTGGCTCGACAACAAGGTCGACTTCTCCAAGCCGGTCAACCAGTTCACGGCGGCGACGGCGCTCATCATCGGTGTCGGCGACTTCACGCTGAACCTCGGTCAGCTGACCTTCAACGGGATCGCACTGGGCGCCATCGCGGCGATCGTCGTCTATCACGTGATGGCGTCGATCGCGCGGCTGCGCGGGACGGACTGA